The following coding sequences are from one Deltaproteobacteria bacterium window:
- the rplC gene encoding 50S ribosomal protein L3 — protein MIEGLLCKKIGMTRIFIEGAEVPVTAIQASDCHVTQKKVKEKDGYDAVQLGLSTKKEKATPKAMQGHFKKAGTPPLRHLAEFGGDSLDEYKAGQKIEPSAVFKAGDIVDVRGVSKGKGFMGVMRRHNFSGGAESHGSMFNRAPGSIGSSSYPSRVFKGMRMGGHMGDAPVTVQNLKIVGVKDDVLLVKGAVPGAVGAIVMVKKASKKK, from the coding sequence ATGATAGAGGGTTTGCTCTGTAAAAAAATTGGAATGACGCGCATATTCATCGAAGGCGCCGAAGTGCCGGTAACGGCCATTCAGGCCTCCGACTGCCATGTGACGCAAAAGAAGGTCAAGGAAAAGGACGGCTACGACGCCGTTCAGCTTGGTCTTTCGACAAAGAAGGAAAAGGCCACCCCCAAGGCCATGCAGGGGCACTTTAAGAAGGCCGGAACGCCTCCGCTTAGGCACCTTGCCGAGTTTGGCGGCGATTCGCTAGATGAATACAAGGCAGGGCAGAAGATAGAGCCTTCAGCGGTATTCAAGGCCGGCGACATCGTGGACGTAAGGGGCGTATCAAAGGGCAAGGGCTTCATGGGCGTTATGAGAAGGCACAACTTTAGCGGCGGTGCCGAGTCCCACGGCTCGATGTTCAACAGGGCCCCGGGTTCCATCGGCTCGAGCTCGTATCCTTCGAGGGTCTTTAAGGGAATGAGGATGGGCGGACACATGGGAGATGCTCCGGTGACCGTGCAGAATCTCAAGATAGTAGGCGTAAAGGACGACGTGCTTCTTGTAAAGGGCGCGGTTCCAGGGGCGGTTGGCGCCATCGTGATGGTTAAAAAGGCTTCCAAAAAGAAATAA
- the tuf gene encoding elongation factor Tu: MSKAKFERTKPHVNVGTIGHVDHGKTTLTAAITKVLSSRGGAEFLAYDQIDKSPEERERGVTISITHVEYQTDKRHYAHIDCPGHADYVKNMITGAAQMDGSILVVSAADGPMPQTREHILLSRQVGVPYIAVFMNKVDMVDDKELTDLVELEVRDLLNQYKFPGDTTPIIKGSALKALECGCGKAECQWCGPILKLMDTLDSYIPEPKRDIDKPFLMPVEDVFSISGRGTVVTGRIERGIVKVGEEIEIVGIRPTIKTTVTGVEMFRKLLDEGRAGDNIGALLRGTKKEEVERGQVLAKPGSITPHTKFKCEIYVLTKEEGGRHTPFFKGYRPQFYFRTTDVTGVVTLPEGVEMVMPGDNVSVEVELITPIAMDEGVRFAVREGGKTVGAGVVAKVIA; this comes from the coding sequence ATGAGCAAGGCTAAATTCGAGAGGACAAAACCGCACGTAAACGTCGGCACCATCGGTCACGTCGACCACGGCAAGACGACCTTGACAGCGGCAATCACCAAGGTTCTTTCCTCAAGGGGCGGAGCAGAATTCCTGGCCTACGACCAGATAGACAAGTCGCCCGAAGAAAGAGAGAGGGGCGTTACCATATCGATTACCCACGTCGAGTACCAGACCGATAAGCGCCACTACGCGCATATCGATTGTCCTGGCCACGCAGACTACGTTAAGAACATGATAACCGGAGCCGCACAGATGGACGGTTCCATACTCGTTGTGAGCGCAGCAGACGGCCCGATGCCGCAGACAAGAGAGCATATACTTCTCTCTCGTCAGGTCGGCGTGCCTTACATCGCGGTGTTCATGAACAAGGTCGACATGGTCGACGATAAGGAACTAACCGATCTCGTCGAGCTCGAGGTAAGGGACCTTCTTAACCAGTATAAGTTCCCGGGCGATACGACGCCAATCATCAAGGGAAGTGCTCTTAAGGCCCTTGAGTGCGGCTGCGGCAAGGCAGAGTGCCAGTGGTGCGGCCCGATACTAAAGCTTATGGACACGCTCGATTCCTATATACCCGAGCCAAAGCGCGACATCGACAAGCCGTTTCTCATGCCTGTTGAGGACGTGTTCTCGATATCAGGTAGAGGCACTGTTGTTACCGGCAGAATCGAGAGAGGCATAGTAAAGGTCGGCGAGGAAATCGAGATAGTCGGTATCCGTCCGACAATCAAGACCACGGTAACGGGTGTTGAAATGTTTAGAAAGCTCCTTGACGAGGGCAGGGCCGGCGATAACATCGGCGCGCTTCTAAGAGGCACGAAGAAGGAAGAAGTCGAGAGAGGGCAGGTGCTTGCAAAGCCCGGCTCGATTACTCCGCACACGAAGTTCAAGTGCGAGATATACGTTCTTACGAAGGAAGAAGGCGGACGCCATACTCCGTTCTTCAAGGGCTACAGGCCGCAGTTCTATTTTAGAACGACGGACGTTACCGGAGTTGTTACGCTTCCGGAAGGTGTAGAGATGGTAATGCCAGGCGATAACGTAAGTGTTGAGGTTGAGCTGATTACGCCGATAGCAATGGATGAGGGCGTGAGGTTCGCGGTGAGGGAAGGCGGCAAGACGGTTGGGGCCGGAGTTGTAGCAAAGGTCATAGCTTAA
- the rpsL gene encoding 30S ribosomal protein S12 produces MPTINQLVRKGRRSLKQKTTSPALESCPQKRGVCTRVYTTTPKKPNSALRKVARVRLTNGIEASAYIPGIGHNLQEHSVVLIRGGRVKDLPGVRYHIVRGTLDTTGVTDRKQGRSKYGAKRPK; encoded by the coding sequence ATGCCGACGATAAATCAGTTAGTAAGAAAAGGACGCAGGTCTCTTAAACAGAAGACGACCTCTCCGGCGCTCGAATCATGCCCGCAGAAGAGGGGCGTTTGCACAAGGGTTTACACCACTACGCCGAAGAAGCCGAACTCAGCGCTAAGAAAAGTCGCGAGGGTAAGGCTTACCAATGGCATAGAGGCTTCGGCGTATATACCAGGCATTGGGCACAACCTGCAGGAGCACTCGGTAGTCCTCATAAGGGGCGGCAGGGTAAAAGACCTCCCCGGCGTAAGGTACCACATCGTAAGGGGCACTCTCGATACAACGGGTGTCACCGACCGTAAGCAGGGACGTTCCAAGTACGGAGCAAAGAGGCCCAAGTAA
- the fusA gene encoding elongation factor G, which translates to MARTVSLEQHRNIGIMAHIDAGKTTTTERILYYTGVTYKIGEVHEGTAVMDWMEQERERGITITSAATTCSWKDIKINIIDTPGHVDFTIEVERSLRVLDGAVAVFCSVGGVEPQSETVWRQANKYKVPRVAFINKMDRVGADFDRVVRMMVDRLKTRPAVLHLPIGKEETFKGVVDLVDNRAVVWHDSELGAKFTYEEIPADLKAAAAEAREKLIEVASDFDETIMEKFLDGKEVTNEELKKALRKGTLNMAITPVICGTAFKNKGVQLLLDSVVDYLPSPMDVPPVTGLDPDTKEELTRETKDDAPYAALAFKIMTDPFVGQLTFFRVYSGKIEAGSYVYNSSKGQKERIGRLVKMHANKREEIKEVFAGDIAAAVGLKSTITGDTICDMEKPVILESLDIPEPVLSIAIEPKTKADQEKLGVSLQKLAVEDPSFRVKTDEETAQTIISGMGELHLEIIVDRLLREFKVEASVGRPQVAYKETITKAAESEGKYVRQTGGKGQYGHVWLTVEPNERGKGFEFVNKIVGGTVPREYIPAVEKGIIGACESGSLAGYPVVDVKVTLFDGSYHDVDSSEMAFKIAGSMGFKDGVKRAGQILLEPIMDVEVVMPEQFMGDVIGNLNSRRGKIQGMDSRGGFQVVTAKVPLANMFGYSTDIRSATQGRATFTMQFSHYEPVPNSVLETLIAKASA; encoded by the coding sequence GTGGCACGGACGGTCTCATTAGAACAACATAGAAACATCGGTATCATGGCCCACATCGACGCGGGTAAAACCACGACTACCGAGCGTATTCTTTATTATACAGGCGTCACCTACAAGATAGGCGAGGTCCACGAGGGCACTGCTGTCATGGATTGGATGGAGCAGGAGAGGGAGAGGGGCATCACCATCACCAGCGCCGCCACTACCTGTTCCTGGAAGGATATAAAGATAAACATCATCGACACGCCAGGCCACGTCGACTTTACAATCGAGGTCGAGAGATCTCTCAGGGTTCTTGACGGCGCGGTAGCGGTGTTCTGCTCTGTTGGAGGAGTCGAGCCCCAGAGCGAAACCGTCTGGAGGCAGGCCAATAAGTATAAGGTTCCGCGCGTTGCGTTCATAAACAAGATGGACAGAGTAGGCGCCGATTTCGACCGTGTCGTAAGGATGATGGTCGACAGGCTAAAGACCCGCCCCGCGGTGCTTCATCTTCCGATAGGCAAGGAAGAGACCTTCAAGGGCGTGGTAGACCTTGTCGATAACAGGGCCGTTGTATGGCACGACTCGGAGCTTGGAGCTAAGTTTACTTACGAGGAAATACCGGCGGACCTTAAGGCAGCTGCAGCAGAGGCAAGAGAGAAGCTTATAGAGGTAGCCAGCGACTTTGACGAGACCATAATGGAGAAGTTCCTTGACGGTAAGGAAGTTACCAATGAAGAGCTCAAAAAGGCCCTTAGAAAGGGCACGCTCAATATGGCGATAACGCCGGTAATATGCGGCACGGCATTCAAGAACAAAGGCGTGCAGCTTCTTCTCGACTCGGTAGTAGATTATCTTCCTTCCCCGATGGATGTCCCGCCCGTAACGGGCCTTGATCCAGACACAAAAGAAGAACTTACAAGAGAAACCAAGGACGACGCTCCGTACGCGGCCCTTGCCTTTAAGATAATGACCGACCCGTTTGTCGGGCAGCTCACGTTCTTTAGAGTCTACTCAGGCAAGATAGAGGCGGGTTCTTACGTTTACAATTCCAGTAAGGGCCAGAAGGAAAGAATCGGCCGTCTTGTGAAGATGCACGCCAATAAGCGCGAGGAAATAAAGGAAGTATTCGCCGGCGACATCGCTGCGGCCGTTGGCCTTAAGAGCACCATCACAGGAGATACCATATGCGATATGGAAAAGCCCGTGATACTCGAGTCCCTCGATATACCGGAGCCGGTGCTTAGTATCGCAATCGAGCCCAAGACAAAGGCCGACCAGGAAAAGCTTGGAGTGTCTTTGCAAAAGCTTGCGGTCGAGGACCCGAGCTTTCGCGTAAAGACAGACGAGGAAACGGCGCAGACAATCATCTCCGGCATGGGAGAGCTGCACCTTGAAATTATCGTAGACCGTCTCCTAAGGGAGTTCAAGGTCGAGGCTTCGGTCGGAAGGCCGCAGGTCGCGTACAAGGAAACAATTACAAAGGCTGCCGAGAGCGAAGGTAAATACGTCAGACAGACCGGCGGTAAGGGCCAGTACGGACACGTATGGCTCACTGTCGAGCCCAATGAAAGAGGCAAGGGCTTCGAGTTCGTAAATAAAATTGTCGGCGGCACGGTTCCGAGGGAATACATCCCGGCAGTTGAAAAGGGTATTATCGGAGCTTGCGAGAGCGGCTCGCTTGCAGGGTATCCGGTGGTGGACGTAAAGGTTACGCTTTTCGACGGGTCGTATCACGACGTCGATTCGAGCGAAATGGCATTCAAGATAGCCGGCTCCATGGGCTTTAAGGACGGTGTTAAAAGAGCCGGGCAGATACTTCTTGAGCCAATCATGGACGTCGAGGTCGTTATGCCCGAGCAGTTTATGGGCGACGTTATCGGAAACCTGAACTCGAGAAGAGGAAAGATACAGGGCATGGATTCCAGAGGCGGCTTCCAGGTCGTCACCGCAAAGGTGCCGCTTGCCAATATGTTTGGGTATTCAACCGACATAAGGAGCGCAACCCAGGGCAGAGCGACATTTACCATGCAGTTTTCGCACTACGAGCCGGTCCCCAATTCGGTTCTCGAGACTCTTATAGCAAAGGCATCGGCCTAA
- the rpsJ gene encoding 30S ribosomal protein S10: MENQKIRIRLKAYDHRLLDRSVKDIVDTARRTGANVKGPIPLPTKIARFTVLRSPHVDKKSREQFEMRTHKRLMDIVEPTQHTVDALTKLDLPAGVDVEIKFSE; encoded by the coding sequence TTGGAAAACCAGAAGATAAGAATAAGACTTAAGGCATACGATCACAGGCTTCTTGACCGCTCGGTCAAGGATATAGTCGACACCGCCAGAAGAACCGGGGCGAATGTCAAGGGGCCGATACCACTTCCGACCAAGATCGCGAGGTTTACGGTGCTGCGCTCTCCGCATGTCGACAAAAAGAGCAGAGAGCAGTTCGAGATGAGGACGCACAAGCGCCTTATGGACATAGTCGAACCCACGCAGCACACGGTGGATGCGCTAACAAAGCTCGATTTGCCGGCGGGTGTTGACGTAGAGATAAAGTTTAGCGAATAG
- the rpsG gene encoding 30S ribosomal protein S7 — MARKGNAQIREALPDPVFNDVVVNKFITKLMFDGKKSTAERVVYGSFEAIEEKTKSEPLKVFKKALENVKPTVEVKSRRVGGATYQVPIEVRPDRKLSLALKWIIGYAKERSGKSMVEKLTAEILDAANNKGGAVKKREDTHKMAEANKAFAHFRW; from the coding sequence ATGGCCCGTAAGGGAAATGCACAAATAAGAGAAGCGCTTCCGGATCCGGTCTTTAACGACGTCGTTGTCAACAAGTTCATCACCAAGCTGATGTTCGACGGCAAGAAGAGCACGGCGGAGAGGGTCGTATACGGCTCTTTCGAGGCGATAGAGGAAAAGACCAAGTCCGAGCCCCTGAAGGTCTTTAAAAAGGCCCTTGAGAACGTAAAGCCCACGGTCGAGGTAAAGTCAAGAAGGGTCGGCGGCGCAACGTACCAGGTTCCCATAGAGGTAAGGCCGGACAGAAAACTCTCTCTCGCGCTTAAGTGGATAATCGGCTACGCAAAGGAAAGAAGCGGCAAGTCGATGGTGGAGAAGCTTACGGCAGAGATACTGGACGCGGCAAACAACAAGGGCGGCGCGGTTAAGAAGAGAGAAGACACCCACAAGATGGCGGAAGCAAACAAGGCCTTCGCGCACTTTAGGTGGTAG
- the rplW gene encoding 50S ribosomal protein L23 — MKEVYDIIKSPIITEKSTAMHATTGAVAFWVDVRASKTEIKAAVEKIFNVKVESVNTNKVPGKVKRLGKYEGKTSTRKKAYIKLKEGGKIEFFEGV; from the coding sequence ATGAAGGAAGTATACGATATAATAAAGTCGCCGATAATAACCGAGAAGTCTACTGCCATGCACGCAACCACCGGGGCCGTGGCGTTCTGGGTGGATGTGAGGGCAAGTAAGACCGAGATAAAGGCGGCGGTCGAGAAGATTTTCAACGTGAAGGTCGAGTCCGTGAACACGAATAAGGTTCCGGGCAAGGTAAAGAGGCTTGGCAAATACGAAGGCAAGACCTCCACGCGTAAGAAGGCGTATATAAAGCTCAAAGAGGGCGGCAAGATAGAGTTCTTCGAGGGCGTATAG
- the rplD gene encoding 50S ribosomal protein L4: MAIDILNKEGKKVSTLDISGGPFDARVNEGLIYEIVKMQRANRRSGNASTKTRAEVSGSGAKPWRQKGTGRARSGEKRSPVWRHGGVVFGPHPRDYSYKQPKKAVLGAVKSALAYKIKESKMNLIETFELKEPKTKLATALFEAMKFKSALVIADNPGKNELLATRNLKDYKLLDVKHINAYDILKYDGLVMTKQAFEKFESLVKGKA; this comes from the coding sequence ATGGCAATAGACATTTTAAATAAAGAGGGCAAGAAGGTTTCGACCCTCGACATATCGGGCGGCCCCTTCGACGCAAGAGTCAACGAGGGCCTCATATATGAAATCGTTAAGATGCAGCGCGCCAATCGTAGAAGCGGCAACGCATCTACCAAGACAAGGGCCGAGGTAAGCGGCTCCGGCGCAAAGCCCTGGAGGCAAAAGGGCACTGGACGCGCAAGGTCCGGAGAGAAGAGAAGCCCGGTGTGGAGGCACGGCGGCGTTGTGTTTGGCCCGCATCCAAGGGATTACTCCTATAAGCAGCCAAAGAAGGCCGTGCTTGGAGCTGTTAAGTCTGCGCTCGCCTATAAGATAAAGGAAAGCAAGATGAACCTTATCGAGACCTTCGAGCTGAAAGAGCCGAAGACAAAGCTCGCTACCGCGCTTTTCGAGGCGATGAAGTTCAAGAGCGCGCTCGTGATAGCCGACAATCCCGGAAAGAACGAGCTCCTTGCGACAAGGAATCTTAAGGATTATAAGCTGCTCGACGTCAAGCACATAAACGCTTACGATATACTGAAGTACGACGGCCTCGTCATGACCAAGCAGGCGTTCGAGAAGTTCGAGTCGTTAGTAAAGGGAAAGGCATAA